A part of Paraliobacillus zengyii genomic DNA contains:
- a CDS encoding AbrB family transcriptional regulator gives MTLPYIKRLGTGYLVGVIIGLLFTWLHVPLPWILGPLIGIFAVQTVTRIEVQASLPLRKVSFTIMGIQIGTTFTATTFTDVMPYIIPYGLFTLLLIAISLIAAYLLSKWLPIDPITSMLGSIPGGLSAIIALSESVKGNTGLVTIFHTIRLLSVLLIVPFVASHYFIPVNSTTLQSAVVVNQGPLWTVALYVVIYFIAFRFEKKVPAALVIIPMILVGILQMLPIQLFILPNVFYIFAQLTLGIYLGYSISLKDIQKAGKFALYYFLLSVFLIIVAGSFGYIFSMLTAVDLATAILSFAPGGLIEMALTAQSVGGDSSIVSSLQTIRLLTIVLLVPFIIQLILPKFVQSRNQ, from the coding sequence ATGACATTGCCTTACATAAAACGTTTAGGAACAGGTTACCTAGTGGGGGTCATTATTGGTTTATTATTTACGTGGCTTCATGTTCCGTTACCGTGGATATTAGGTCCATTAATAGGTATTTTTGCAGTTCAAACAGTTACACGAATAGAGGTCCAAGCTTCTTTACCTTTACGTAAAGTAAGTTTTACTATAATGGGAATTCAGATTGGTACAACCTTTACAGCTACGACATTCACTGATGTAATGCCTTATATCATTCCTTATGGTTTATTTACGCTTTTGTTGATTGCTATTAGCTTAATAGCTGCCTATTTATTGTCGAAATGGTTACCTATTGACCCGATTACGAGTATGCTTGGTAGTATTCCAGGTGGTTTATCGGCAATTATCGCATTAAGTGAGTCAGTAAAGGGTAATACTGGACTAGTGACTATTTTTCACACCATTCGTTTGTTGTCTGTTCTACTAATCGTTCCCTTTGTAGCATCACATTATTTTATACCTGTCAATTCAACTACTTTGCAATCAGCTGTTGTTGTTAACCAAGGTCCGCTATGGACAGTAGCATTATATGTAGTCATTTATTTTATAGCTTTTAGATTTGAGAAAAAAGTACCAGCAGCACTTGTTATTATTCCAATGATACTAGTCGGTATCTTGCAAATGCTGCCCATTCAATTATTTATCTTACCAAATGTATTCTATATTTTTGCACAACTTACTTTAGGTATTTATCTTGGTTACTCGATCTCATTAAAAGATATACAAAAGGCAGGGAAATTCGCCTTGTATTACTTTTTGCTTTCCGTTTTTCTAATAATAGTGGCGGGTAGTTTTGGGTATATATTTAGCATGTTGACAGCGGTGGATCTAGCTACTGCTATACTAAGTTTTGCACCTGGAGGTTTAATTGAAATGGCTCTAACTGCTCAGTCAGTTGGTGGTGATTCTTCCATTGTTAGCTCCTTGCAAACGATTCGATTACTCACTATTGTTCTATTAGTACCCTTTATCATTCAACTGATTTTACCAAAGTTTGTCCAATCTAGAAATCAATAG
- the msrA gene encoding peptide-methionine (S)-S-oxide reductase MsrA has product MDQLNKAVATFAGGCFWCMVEPFDEQPGIEKVVSGYTGGYTENPTYEEVCSDTTGHVEAVQITYDPTIFPYQRLLELFWRQIDPTDPGGQFNDRGDSYKTAIFYHTDEQKELAEQSKQELEDSGKFKKPIATKILPASTFYRAEEHHQDYYKKQGFHYRLYKKGSGREDFIKNNWKPKYDKKDLKKKLTPIQYQVTQEKGTEAPYQNEYYDLEQEGIYVDIVSGEPLFSSKDKYDAGCGWPSFTRPIDRNQLQENLDTAHGMRRIEIRSTDADSHLGHVFDDGPVEAGGMRYCMNSAAMRFVPKEKLEEEGYGYLTAFFK; this is encoded by the coding sequence GTGGATCAATTAAATAAAGCAGTAGCAACATTTGCGGGTGGGTGCTTTTGGTGCATGGTCGAACCTTTTGACGAACAACCTGGTATAGAGAAGGTTGTATCAGGCTATACAGGGGGATATACAGAAAACCCCACATACGAAGAAGTGTGTTCCGATACAACAGGTCACGTCGAAGCGGTTCAAATTACTTATGATCCGACCATTTTTCCCTATCAGCGATTACTTGAACTCTTCTGGCGTCAAATAGATCCTACCGATCCAGGTGGACAGTTTAATGACAGAGGCGATTCATATAAGACAGCTATTTTTTATCATACAGATGAACAAAAAGAGCTAGCTGAACAGTCAAAGCAGGAACTAGAAGATTCAGGTAAATTTAAAAAGCCAATTGCAACAAAGATATTACCAGCTTCTACCTTTTATCGTGCGGAAGAACACCATCAGGATTACTATAAAAAGCAAGGTTTTCATTATCGTTTATATAAAAAAGGCTCTGGTAGAGAAGATTTTATTAAGAACAATTGGAAACCTAAATATGATAAAAAAGATCTAAAAAAGAAATTAACACCAATCCAATATCAAGTAACACAGGAAAAGGGTACCGAAGCACCCTATCAAAATGAATATTATGATTTAGAACAAGAGGGCATTTATGTAGATATCGTAAGTGGAGAACCTTTGTTCTCATCTAAAGATAAATATGATGCGGGCTGTGGTTGGCCAAGCTTTACCAGGCCAATTGATCGTAACCAATTACAAGAAAACCTTGATACTGCACATGGCATGAGAAGAATAGAAATTCGCAGTACAGATGCAGATTCTCATCTAGGTCATGTCTTTGATGACGGACCAGTTGAAGCTGGTGGAATGCGTTATTGTATGAATTCAGCAGCCATGCGATTCGTACCAAAAGAAAAATTGGAAGAAGAAGGGTATGGATATCTAACAGCCTTTTTTAAATAA